The Halostagnicola larsenii XH-48 region TCGACCACTGGGACGAGGACCTCCAGACGATTCCGCCGGCGGGCGTGATCGACGAAGCGAAGGCCGCGCTCGAGCGAAACCCGAACAAACGGCTCATCGCCCACTTCATGCAACCGCACGCGCCGTACATCGGCCCGCGGGGACGGAAGCTCCGCGAGAAAATCGAAGAAGAAGTCGCCGTCAGAGGGATGAGTCTCGAGCGGGGACTCAACGACGACTGGGACGAGCGCCGAGACGATACCTCGAAGGCGATTCAGGCCATCGAAGCGCCAACTATCCCGGGCGTCGACGTGACCGACGCGGAGGTCAGGGCCGCCTACGCGGAAAACTTAGACCTCGTCCTCGAGCGTCTCGAGGAGTTGCTCTCACACCTCGAGGGCAAGACGGTTATCACGGCCGACCACGGCGAACTGATCGGCGACAGGGTCCCGCCGTTCTTTCGCAAGCGGTACGAACACCCTCTCTACCTCCACACGCCGGAACTGTGTCTCGTCCCCTGGTTGGTCGTCGACGAGGGAGACCGGCGGACGATCACATCCGATCCTCCGGAGCGGTACGATTCGATGGACGAGGACGAACTCGAGGAGAAACTTCGCGCCTTTGGCTACCGGTGAGCTACTGTTGCCTACTCGCCGCCTTTCGCTACCGCTAGCGCACGTCGCGGAGATCCGGATGGGACGACGTTTCCGTCTCCTCGCCCCGCGCGACGCGGTCGCGTCGGCGCTGCCACCGGTCGTGCCGGACGACGACGCGAACCGGTATCGCGTCTAGCTCGAGCACTTTGGCGATCGACAATCGGTGGTTTCCACCGCCGCAGAAGACGAGTTCGCCGTCCCGCCCGACGCTCACGCAGACCTGATCGAGCGACGACGCGATCCTCGAGTCGGTCCCCTCGTAGTGTTTCGTCGGATCGTACCCGTCGTCTCGAATGCTTTCGTACAGCCGGTCGATCCGCTCGTACCGGCGCTCGAGGTCGGTCCTCGAGAAGCAGCCGTCGGCTTCGCCCTCCTCGTCGATTCGACGGCACAGCTCGCCGTAGACGTCCGTCTCCGTCCAGTCCATGCCGTCGACGTATCGCTGTTCGACCGAACGGTGTTTGATCGACTCGTCGTAGGGGTTCGTCCGCTGGTCCCACTCGCCCCCTCGAATGGCTCCCGTCGCGAGGTACTTGTCGATGGACCTGTTGGCCACCGTGATCTCGTTCGGATCGACCGAGATGAGCGCGAACGGGTCCGCGAGGGCGTCGTACGGTCCGACAGTCCGGTAGTACGCCAGCCGTCCTCGAGCGAGCGCCCGGACCAGAAGCGGGTGGTGACGGAGAAACGCCAGCCCGGACGAGACGAGCCCGCGAACGCCGCCCGAAGAGAGAACGGATCGCGCTCTCCCCAGTAGTGTCATTGGTCTGAATACGAACAGATCGGCTAAATAGTCCGTGATTCCGACCTGAACCGTCAGCGACTTATCCGCTGCTTCTGGAACGATTCGTATGCCACTCCGACGAGTTCGACAGAAGGTTCGCGACGTCGGAGTCCTCGAGTTGCTCAAACGCGGGATCGAAACCGGGGCCGCGCCGAGGCTGTTCGCGGGAAAACTCGCGCTCGATACCAGAATTAGCTACCTCGAGCGCGCGGGGCTGGCCCGAACGCCGGATGCCGACGCGTTCGCGTTCGGTACCGAGGAGTCGATCGCGCTCGAGGCGCCGCCGAGTTCCCCCTCGGAACTCGAGCGGATGGCCGGTTCGTTCTCGTTCGAGCAACCGTTCGTCTGCCGACTGCCGACGGCTCGACTCGTCGGGCGGGACGCGCTGGCCGTCCGCCCGGATGGATCCTTCCTCCTCGAGACCTCGCTCGGCCGGCGCGACAGACTCGAGCAGTCGCTGCTGGCGGAGCCGTCCCTGCTCAGTCGGGCGCTGTGGAGACAGTCCGCACTCGGGGCTCCGTCGGCGGACGACCGGAACCTCGAGACGGTTTGTTCGTTCGTCGACGGCTGCCTCGGCGGCTATTCCCACTGGGTGTTGACCGCGCTGCCCCGGCTCGAGGGCCTCCGGCGGTGGGAAGAACGGACGGGCGAGCGCGCAACGATTCTGGTTCCGAACGACGCGTCGAGTTGGGTCCTCGAATCGCTCGAATTCTTCGGATACGGATCCGATCGAATCACGGCGTGGAACGGGGAACCGACGACGGTCGAGGGGCTAGTCGTCCCGTCGGTTCGCTCCCCCGAGCAGCCCAGGTCGGCCTACGCCCATCGGTTCACGTACGACCTCTCGTACAAGCTCACGTCGCCGGCCGCCTGCCGGTGGCTCCAGTCGGCCGCTCGAGAAGCGGCGTCCTCCCGGCGTTCCGAGAGTCGCTCCGAACTCGAGCCCTGCCCCGCGGGCCGCGGCCGGCGCGTGTACATCTCGAGAGCCGACGCCGACCGGCGGCGGGTCCGCAACCGCGACGAACTGCTCGAGGCGCTCGCGACGAACGGATTCGAACGGTATACCCTCTCGTCGCTCTCGTTCGCCGACCAGGTTCGGCTCTTTCTCGAAGCGGACATCGTCGTCGCACCTCACGGAGCCGGGTTCGCCAACCTCGCGTTTGCGAGCGACTGTACGGTGGTCGAACTGTTCGGGTCGAAGGTCAAACCCACCTACTGGCTGCTCGCGGGCGCACTCGGACTTGAGTACGAGCATCACCTGTGCGAGGCCGCCGGGGACGACCTGCGAGTCGATGTTCGGACCGTAACCGATTCGATCGAGGCACGCTTGTGATCGCCGCGAACTCGCCGCCGAGATGGCGTAGACGCCGTGCGAACGGCCGCCGGTTCCGTTCGTTCGCTCGAGTCGGTCCACAAAGCCTTTTCACACACATGATCAGACTGATAGGCGTGGCACCGAAAGACGCGCACAGACGGGTGGGTGACTCCACCTCGACGCAACTATGAGAATCGGTCAAACGTCGTTCCTCCAGTTCGTCGCCGAAATCGCCGCCTCGGCGGTCGGATTCGTCGCGACGATTTACTTCGCTCGCGTCCTCGGCGCGGAAGTGCTTGGCTACTATTCGGTCGCGCTGGCCGTGGTGACGTGGCTCGGGATCAGCGGGAAGATCGGCCTCTCGAGTGCGGTCACAAAGCGCATGAGCGAGGAAACTGACTCGTACGCGTACTTCTGGGCGGGCGCGTCGATCATCGGGTCGATATTCGTCGTCCTCGCGATCGGCGTGTTCGTCTTTCAGGGCCAGTTGAACGCCTACATCGGCGAAGAGGTCCACCTCATCGTGGTCCTCATGCTGGCCGCGGTTCTGTGTAACTCCCTTTTCAACGCGGCGCTGCAGGGCCAGCACAAGGTACACATCTACGCCGTCCTCAAGCCCCTGAAAATTGGCGGGCGGGCGATCGTCCAGGTCGCCCTCGTCGTCGCCGGATTCCAACTCACGGGGATGCTGGTCGGCTACTCGACGGGCTGGATGCTGTCAGCGTTCGTCGCCGCCGTCGTGCTCATGCCGCCGTTCGAACGGCCAACGCGTCGGCACTACAAACGGCTCGTCGACTTCGCGAAGTACGCCTGGATCGGGCGCGTACAGGGCAAGACCTTCAGCGAGGTCGACATTCTCGTTCTGGGCGCGCTCGTCTCGAGCGCTCTCGTCGGCGTCTACTCGATCGTCTGGGCGCTGTGTTCCTTTTTCTTGATTTTTGGGTACGCCGTCAGCACCGCGATGTTCCCCGAGATCAGCAAACACGACACGAACGACGAGCGAGGGCGGGTGGCGACCCTGACGACGGAAGCGCTCTCGTTCGCGGGGTTCGTTCTCATCCCGGGAATCGTCGGCGGCCTCCTCGTCGGCGACCGCGTCTTGGCGATCTACGGAACGGAGTTCATCGAGGGCCAGTACGTCCTGCCGATCTTGCTGTTCGGCTC contains the following coding sequences:
- a CDS encoding glycosyltransferase family 61 protein gives rise to the protein MPLRRVRQKVRDVGVLELLKRGIETGAAPRLFAGKLALDTRISYLERAGLARTPDADAFAFGTEESIALEAPPSSPSELERMAGSFSFEQPFVCRLPTARLVGRDALAVRPDGSFLLETSLGRRDRLEQSLLAEPSLLSRALWRQSALGAPSADDRNLETVCSFVDGCLGGYSHWVLTALPRLEGLRRWEERTGERATILVPNDASSWVLESLEFFGYGSDRITAWNGEPTTVEGLVVPSVRSPEQPRSAYAHRFTYDLSYKLTSPAACRWLQSAAREAASSRRSESRSELEPCPAGRGRRVYISRADADRRRVRNRDELLEALATNGFERYTLSSLSFADQVRLFLEADIVVAPHGAGFANLAFASDCTVVELFGSKVKPTYWLLAGALGLEYEHHLCEAAGDDLRVDVRTVTDSIEARL
- a CDS encoding lipopolysaccharide biosynthesis protein, translating into MRIGQTSFLQFVAEIAASAVGFVATIYFARVLGAEVLGYYSVALAVVTWLGISGKIGLSSAVTKRMSEETDSYAYFWAGASIIGSIFVVLAIGVFVFQGQLNAYIGEEVHLIVVLMLAAVLCNSLFNAALQGQHKVHIYAVLKPLKIGGRAIVQVALVVAGFQLTGMLVGYSTGWMLSAFVAAVVLMPPFERPTRRHYKRLVDFAKYAWIGRVQGKTFSEVDILVLGALVSSALVGVYSIVWALCSFFLIFGYAVSTAMFPEISKHDTNDERGRVATLTTEALSFAGFVLIPGIVGGLLVGDRVLAIYGTEFIEGQYVLPILLFGSLLYSYLDQLLNTLNGIDRPDVAFRVNGLFIVANVVANVGLVAAIGWAGAAVGTTLSAGLGLVAAFYALRNRLEFDLPLAEISRQWIAAIAMGAVVYPATMLAGPPSESLESTAVTAGIVAGGAAVYVVVLFAMSAHFRDVVRNNAPIDIPRVTGR